From Mya arenaria isolate MELC-2E11 chromosome 12, ASM2691426v1, the proteins below share one genomic window:
- the LOC128212082 gene encoding acetylcholine receptor subunit beta-like produces MVTNVFLILCVYSYCFGKGSYSHSIEDTETLWSTLTKDYNKNHRPIVDQNKAINVDINFALYSIQEINELTGKISITGTLELIWKDEMLEWDPAENNYIYSLMIPISEVWYPPLIISNPDSSATAIKLEDRSVVRLLSDGTIMFYPSGVYSVNSPLDSKYYPFDKQSFTIEFVVPGFISTEVNLNAGETSYLSSTFDGNGEWALLDLKREVAIWNNVTPVALFTVSLERKSTYMIVNIIMPIVFLAVINLLVFILPPDAGERVSYAVTLLLSLAVFMTLVGDNLPKTSDPLPVLSYYLLATLTTSTLMCVLAVLNLVIFHKPEKSRPQKIIAFIATTVLCRKSICKSHKVEDISLPAESKPTAEKSREALKVAFGEDCDVSLTWKDVSYAVDVLCFFSFLIALIVINIYYLLLLTSN; encoded by the exons ATGGTTACTAATGTGTTCTTGATTCTGTGCGTGTATTCGTATTGTTTTGGGAAAGGTAGCTATTCACATTCAATAGAAGACACCGAAACCTTGTGGTCCACTCTAACAAAGGATTACAACAAGAATCACCGCCCCATCGTAGACCAAAACAAGGCTATAAATGTGGATATCAATTTTGCTCTTTACAGCATTCAG gaaattaacGAATTAACGGGTAAAATTTCGATTACCGGAACCTTGGAGTTAATATGGAAAGATGAGATGCTGGAATGGGATCCAGCCGAAAACAACTATATCTACTCACTGATGATTCCTATCTCCGAAGTATGGTATCCACCATTGATTATATCGAATCCAGATTCCTCCGCCACAGCCATCAAACTTGAGGACAGAAGTGTTGTACGGCTATTGTCAGACGGAACAATCATGTTCTACCCTTCTGGTGTATATTCGGTGAATTCTCCGTTGGATTCGAAGTATTATCCTTTTGATAAACAG TCCTTCACCATCGAATTCGTTGTCCCTGGCTTCATCAGCACAGAAGTGAATCTAAACGCAGGAGAGACGTCATACTTGTCATCGACTTTCGATGGGAATGGTGAATGGGCTCTTCTTGATTTGAAAAGAGAGGTGGCAATATGGAACAATGTTACTCCTGTTGCGTTGTTCACCGTCAGCTTAGAGAGAAAGTCAACCTATATGATTGTGAACATCATAATGCCAATAGTATTCCTTGCTGTGATTAACCTCCTAGTATTTATACTGCCACCCGACGCCGGGGAACGGGTATCATACGCAGTGACCCTTCTCCTCTCCTTGGCCGTGTTTATGACCTTGGTTGGGGATAACCTGCCGAAAACGTCTGACCCACTGCCTGTTCTAAGTTATTACCTGCTAGCAACCCTGACAACTAGCACGCTCATGTGTGTTTTGGCAGTGTTGAATCTCGTTATCTTCCATAAACCCGAAAAGTCTCGTCCCCAAAAGATCATTGCTTTCATAGCTACCACAGTCCTTTGCAGAAAGTCGATTTGCAAATCACATAAAGTAGAAGATATTTCTTTGCCGGCAGAAAGCAAACCAACAGCAGAGAAAAGTCGTGAAGCACTGAAGGTCGCATTCGGGGAAGACTGCGACGTCTCATTAACCTGGAAGGATGTTAGTTACGCTGTTGATGTCCTGTGTTTTTTCTCGTTTCTTATTGCTTTGATTGTTATCAATATCTACTACCTTTTACTTTTAACGTCAAATTAG
- the LOC128210366 gene encoding neuronal acetylcholine receptor subunit alpha-7-like, with the protein MIPVSEIWYPPLIIGNPYSTSTAIKVEDRSFVRLWLDGTIMFYPSGVYEINSPLDSKYYPFDKQAFSIQFVVAGFMYREVNLNAGMTYLSSIFDGNGEWSVLNMTRGVAIVNQYSSIATFTVSLERKSTFMVVNIIMPIVFLAAINLLVFVLPPEAGERVSFSVTILLSLAVFMTLVGDNLPKTSDPLPVLSYYLLATLTISTLMCVMTMLNLAIYHKNEQSRPPKCIAVVAATVLRRKTGLKSHKVEDNSSEAESNLTIEKRIKPLKIAFENNKDVLLRWKDVSYAVDILCFVGFLIGLCSINIYYIVFLTSH; encoded by the exons ATGATTCCCGTCTCCGAAATTTGGTACCCACCCCTGATAATCGGCAACCCCTATTCCACATCTACAGCTATAAAAGTTGAAGACAGGAGCTTTGTCCGGCTGTGGTTAGATGGCACAATTATGTTCTATCCTTCCGGGGTATACGAGATCAATTCTCCACTTGATTCGAAGTATTACCCTTTTGATAAACAG GCATTTTCAATACAATTCGTTGTTGCTGGCTTCATGTACAGAGAAGTGAATTTAAATGCAGGAATGACATACTTGTCATCTATTTTCGATGGCAATGGTGAATGGTCCGTACTTAATATGACAAGAGGGGTGGCAATAGTAAACCAATATTCATCAATTGCTACTTTCACTGTCAGCTTAGAACGAAAGTCGACGTTTATGGTGGTGAACATCATAATGCCAATAGTGTTTTTGGCTGCAATCAACCTGCTGGTGTTCGTGCTACCACCCGAAGCCGGGGAACGGGTATCATTCTCTGTAACAATACTCCTGTCCTTGGCCGTGTTCATGACATTGGTTGGGGATAACCTGCCAAAGACTTCCGATCCTCTTCCAGTGCTTAGCTATTACCTGCTGGCAACCCTGACAATAAGCACTCTCATGTGTGTCATGACAATGTTGAATCTTGCAATATACCATAAAAATGAGCAGTCTCGACCACCAAAGTGCATTGCTGTTGTAGCAGCTACAGTCCTCCGCCGAAAAACAGGTTTGAAGTCGCATAAAGTCGAAGATAACTCCTCAGAAGCGGAGAGCAATCTGACAATCGAGAAACGTATTAAACCACTGAAGATTGCATTCGAGAACAATAAAGATGTTTTGTTAAGATGGAAGGACGTTAGTTATGCCGTTGATATTCTGTGTTTTGTCGGCTTCCTCATTGGATTGTGTTCAATTAACATTTACTACATTGTGTTTTTAACATCACACTAA